The following are from one region of the Thermosinus carboxydivorans Nor1 genome:
- a CDS encoding 3-isopropylmalate dehydratase small subunit — MILEGKVWRYGDNVDTDVIIPARYLNTADPRELAAHCMEDIDPAFAGQVAVGDIIVAGKNFGCGSSREHAPLAIKGCGVACVVADSFARIFYRNAINIGLPVIELGDAVAGIAAGHRLRIDLAAGRVENVTTGEVFNAQPLPEFVQAIAKAGGLIAYVKEGWA, encoded by the coding sequence ATGATTTTGGAAGGCAAAGTATGGCGTTATGGCGACAATGTGGATACCGATGTCATTATTCCGGCCCGGTACTTAAACACGGCCGACCCGCGCGAACTGGCGGCACACTGCATGGAGGACATTGATCCTGCTTTTGCCGGACAGGTAGCGGTCGGCGACATCATTGTTGCTGGCAAGAACTTTGGCTGCGGTTCGTCGCGGGAGCATGCGCCGCTGGCCATTAAGGGGTGCGGTGTAGCTTGCGTGGTAGCAGACAGTTTCGCCCGCATTTTTTACCGCAATGCCATTAATATCGGTCTACCAGTCATCGAGCTGGGGGACGCGGTAGCCGGCATCGCCGCCGGTCACCGGCTTAGGATTGATTTGGCGGCCGGCCGGGTGGAGAATGTGACAACCGGCGAAGTGTTTAACGCCCAGCCGCTGCCGGAATTTGTGCAGGCTATTGCCAAGGCCGGCGGCTTAATCGCTTACGTGAAGGAGGGGTGGGCATGA
- a CDS encoding putative bifunctional diguanylate cyclase/phosphodiesterase: MRDNAALVITAIYTAAALAWITFSDAVLAWVVDDVARLTALQTAKGWFYVCMTAAGLYYLIWLHTRRMAEKNRELTAKVAELTAAYEEIAAMEEELRSQFDELQASQQLLLASEEKLREQNAYLKMLYEVTLSINRQADLAGLLRTVLEKAGQLVGTQHACIFMVDQAADRLILKFAIGYYQEVSRDYQIALARGEGLAGRAWQTGNTVSVDNYETWLHRVTSLPTAQMGAMAAIPLKVNDRVIGVLNVLYLDSQMAFTPDKIDLLERFANLAALALHNAGLYDKLRVELAQRRQAEEKATFLAYYDQLTGLPNRHLLQERLRELEEAASCVALMAVDIDGFKLVNNVAGHAAGDKLIRAVGERLSAVAGPEALVAALGADKFAILLMCDGRETVERVANGILTACRSPWLVEGQEFFLTASIGIALYPDNAASVAEVFKNAEAAVASAKADGKNHYAFYTAAVAEQAAAKIALERELRQALEKGEFVLYYQPRWEIASGRIAGVEALVRWLHPRRGLTLPGAFIALAEETGLIIPLGTWVLTEACRQLGAWQAEGIEINVSANLAASQLYQADFSDDVLEIVLSSGIDPVRLELEITESMCMHDIEQAVSVINRLKRAGIKFAMDDFGAGQTSLFSLKRLPLDVLKIDKSFVKDAETSRESAAIIRMITSLAHDFGIKVVAEGVETAAQLDFLRQFGCDEAQGYLLSPPVPPEKIRGMLKQQARSYG; this comes from the coding sequence ATGCGTGACAACGCCGCGTTGGTTATTACTGCTATTTATACCGCCGCGGCCTTGGCGTGGATAACTTTTTCCGATGCTGTATTGGCATGGGTGGTGGATGATGTGGCCCGGCTTACCGCGCTGCAGACGGCTAAAGGCTGGTTTTATGTCTGCATGACGGCGGCCGGGCTTTACTATCTTATTTGGCTGCATACCCGTCGTATGGCCGAAAAGAATAGAGAACTTACCGCCAAAGTGGCGGAACTTACCGCCGCGTACGAAGAAATTGCGGCCATGGAAGAAGAGCTGCGCAGTCAGTTCGACGAACTCCAGGCCAGTCAGCAGCTCCTTTTGGCCAGCGAGGAAAAGCTGCGTGAACAAAATGCGTACCTGAAAATGCTTTATGAAGTTACCCTCAGCATCAACCGGCAAGCAGACCTGGCCGGACTTTTGCGAACAGTGCTTGAGAAAGCCGGCCAGCTTGTCGGTACACAGCACGCCTGTATTTTTATGGTAGACCAGGCTGCCGACCGGCTAATACTCAAGTTTGCCATTGGGTATTACCAGGAAGTGTCTCGTGATTACCAAATTGCTCTTGCCAGGGGGGAAGGTCTGGCTGGACGGGCCTGGCAGACGGGAAATACCGTCAGCGTTGACAATTATGAGACCTGGCTACACCGGGTGACGTCGCTGCCTACCGCACAGATGGGGGCAATGGCGGCCATCCCGCTTAAAGTGAACGATAGGGTTATAGGGGTTTTAAATGTGCTGTATCTTGACAGCCAGATGGCATTTACTCCAGACAAGATAGATCTGTTGGAGCGATTTGCCAATCTGGCGGCGCTGGCGCTGCACAATGCCGGGCTGTATGACAAACTGCGCGTCGAACTGGCGCAGCGCCGGCAGGCGGAAGAAAAGGCGACGTTTTTGGCGTATTATGACCAACTCACTGGCCTGCCTAACCGGCACCTTTTGCAGGAAAGGTTGCGGGAACTGGAAGAAGCCGCCAGTTGCGTCGCGCTGATGGCAGTAGATATTGACGGGTTCAAGCTTGTCAACAATGTGGCTGGACACGCCGCTGGCGACAAACTGATCAGGGCGGTCGGCGAACGGCTGTCAGCCGTGGCGGGTCCCGAAGCATTGGTAGCAGCGCTGGGTGCCGACAAATTTGCCATTTTGTTGATGTGCGATGGACGGGAAACGGTTGAACGCGTCGCAAACGGTATTCTTACGGCCTGCCGGTCACCTTGGCTCGTTGAGGGACAGGAGTTTTTTCTTACGGCAAGCATTGGCATTGCGCTCTATCCTGACAATGCAGCGAGCGTTGCCGAGGTCTTTAAAAACGCCGAGGCGGCCGTAGCCAGCGCCAAAGCTGACGGTAAAAACCACTATGCGTTTTATACCGCTGCCGTGGCCGAACAAGCGGCGGCCAAAATCGCGTTGGAGCGCGAGCTGCGCCAGGCCCTGGAAAAAGGCGAATTTGTCTTGTATTATCAGCCGCGCTGGGAAATTGCCAGCGGCCGCATCGCCGGCGTTGAAGCGCTTGTCCGCTGGCTGCATCCCCGCCGCGGGCTGACGTTGCCGGGAGCGTTTATTGCGCTGGCTGAAGAAACCGGCCTGATTATTCCTCTCGGTACCTGGGTGCTTACTGAAGCCTGCCGTCAGCTGGGCGCCTGGCAGGCTGAGGGCATAGAAATCAATGTTTCGGCAAACTTAGCGGCCAGCCAGCTGTATCAGGCCGATTTCAGCGACGATGTCCTGGAAATTGTTTTATCTTCGGGTATTGACCCCGTCCGGTTGGAACTGGAAATCACCGAGAGTATGTGCATGCACGATATTGAACAGGCAGTTTCCGTGATCAACCGGCTGAAAAGAGCGGGCATTAAATTTGCCATGGACGATTTTGGTGCAGGTCAGACCTCGCTGTTTAGCCTGAAACGGCTGCCTCTTGATGTTCTTAAGATTGACAAGTCGTTTGTTAAAGACGCTGAAACTTCGCGGGAAAGTGCGGCAATAATACGCATGATTACTTCCCTTGCCCACGATTTTGGCATTAAAGTGGTGGCTGAGGGGGTAGAAACCGCCGCTCAGCTGGACTTTCTCCGCCAATTTGGCTGCGATGAGGCTCAGGGGTATTTGCTGTCGCCGCCAGTGCCGCCGGAAAAAATCAGGGGCATGCTAAAGCAGCAGGCGCGAAGTTATGGCTAG
- the leuC gene encoding 3-isopropylmalate dehydratase large subunit gives MGMTMTEKILARHAGQAAVVPGQLIRCRVDLILGNDITAPPAIQEFERIGRPVFDPSKIALVPDHFAPNKDIKSAQMCKTMREFAVKHGITHYFEVGRMGIEHVLLPEVGLVAPGEVIIGADSHTCTYGALGAFATGVGSTDMAAAMATGETWFKVPPSIRVELRGQLPRWVGGKDVVLTLIGMIGVDGARYQSLEFCGEGVAALTMADRLTIANMAIEAGAKNGIFPVDDATIRYLSTRVERDYEAVSPDADASYVRTVVINLDDLEPVVALPHLPENVRPAAQVRDIAIDQVVIGSCTNGRLEDLAQAAAILEGKTVHPRVRAIVIPGSQAVYLEAMQRGYIETFIRAGAVVSTPTCGPCLGGYMGILAAGERAVATTNRNFRGRMGHVDSEVYLAGPAVAAASAVLGRIAAPWEVAE, from the coding sequence ATGGGTATGACAATGACGGAAAAAATTTTGGCCCGCCATGCCGGGCAGGCAGCGGTGGTTCCCGGTCAGCTTATCCGCTGCCGGGTGGATTTGATCTTGGGCAACGATATTACCGCTCCACCGGCGATTCAAGAATTTGAACGCATCGGCCGGCCGGTGTTTGACCCAAGCAAAATCGCGCTGGTGCCTGATCACTTTGCGCCCAACAAAGACATCAAGTCGGCCCAGATGTGCAAAACAATGCGCGAATTTGCCGTCAAACACGGAATAACCCACTATTTCGAGGTAGGGCGGATGGGCATTGAGCATGTGCTGCTGCCGGAAGTGGGCCTGGTGGCGCCCGGCGAGGTCATTATCGGCGCCGACTCCCATACCTGCACCTACGGCGCGCTGGGAGCTTTCGCCACTGGCGTTGGCTCGACCGATATGGCTGCTGCCATGGCCACCGGCGAAACCTGGTTTAAAGTGCCGCCGTCTATCCGGGTAGAACTGCGGGGTCAGCTGCCCCGCTGGGTGGGCGGCAAGGATGTTGTGCTCACCTTGATCGGCATGATCGGCGTTGATGGCGCCCGCTATCAAAGTCTGGAGTTTTGCGGCGAAGGAGTAGCCGCGCTTACCATGGCTGACCGATTGACTATCGCCAATATGGCGATCGAAGCTGGGGCTAAGAACGGCATTTTTCCCGTCGATGACGCGACCATCCGGTATCTTTCCACCCGGGTGGAGCGGGATTATGAAGCAGTGAGCCCGGATGCCGATGCCAGCTATGTGCGCACGGTGGTGATAAATCTGGACGACCTCGAGCCGGTGGTGGCGCTGCCCCATTTGCCGGAAAATGTACGCCCGGCCGCCCAGGTCAGGGATATCGCCATCGATCAGGTGGTTATTGGTTCGTGCACTAATGGGCGGCTGGAGGACCTAGCTCAGGCGGCGGCTATTTTAGAAGGAAAGACGGTGCACCCGCGGGTGCGGGCTATTGTCATCCCCGGCAGCCAGGCGGTGTATCTGGAGGCGATGCAGCGCGGCTATATCGAGACCTTTATTCGCGCCGGCGCGGTGGTCAGCACACCGACCTGTGGCCCTTGTCTGGGCGGTTATATGGGCATTCTCGCCGCCGGCGAACGGGCGGTGGCGACGACCAACCGCAATTTCCGCGGCCGCATGGGCCATGTGGACAGTGAAGTATATTTGGCGGGACCGGCGGTGGCGGCGGCCAGCGCGGTGCTGGGCCGCATCGCCGCCCCGTGGGAGGTGGCAGAATGA
- a CDS encoding 2-isopropylmalate synthase produces the protein MSTRRIQIFDTTLRDGEQTPGVCLAAAEKLEIAQALARLKVDVIEAGFPFASPGDFAAVRQIAAQVKGPVIAALARANKEDIDLAAQALEGAERRRIHTFIATSDIHLEHKLKMNRFQVLKRAEEAVRYARKFTDDVEFSAEDASRSDRDFLCQVYAAAIAAGATVINIPDTVGYATPEEFGALIRYIREHVPNIDKAVISVHCHDDLGMAVANSLAAVAAGATQVECTVNGLGERAGNAALEELVMALHTRRDFYHVGTGVDTHQIYRTSKLVSTLTGITVPPNKAVVGENAFAHESGIHQHGVLNHASTYEIMSPETIGISRNSIVLGKHSGRHAFEQRLRQLGYELEEKAVTELFARFKDLADRKKIVFDRDIEALIANKASGQPEWYQLVYHHVVSGNQTLATASVRLASSGAVSEAAACGDGPVDATFKAIEKAVGFSIGLKDFQLKAVTAGEDALGEATVWVEREGRTFSGRGLSTDIIEASARAYVNAINKMLAACGCGASGQAAGGN, from the coding sequence TTGTCAACACGTAGAATTCAAATTTTTGATACGACGCTGAGAGATGGCGAGCAAACGCCCGGGGTGTGTTTGGCTGCCGCCGAAAAATTGGAGATTGCTCAGGCGCTCGCAAGGCTTAAGGTTGATGTAATCGAAGCCGGGTTTCCGTTTGCTTCGCCCGGGGACTTTGCGGCCGTCCGGCAGATTGCCGCTCAGGTGAAGGGACCGGTCATCGCGGCCTTAGCTCGGGCCAACAAGGAGGACATTGATTTAGCCGCCCAGGCGCTGGAAGGGGCCGAGCGGCGGCGGATCCATACCTTTATCGCCACCAGCGATATCCATCTGGAGCACAAACTGAAAATGAACCGCTTTCAGGTGCTCAAGCGGGCGGAAGAGGCGGTGCGCTACGCCCGCAAGTTCACCGACGATGTGGAGTTTTCCGCTGAAGACGCTTCCCGCTCTGACCGGGACTTTCTCTGTCAGGTTTATGCTGCGGCCATTGCCGCCGGTGCCACCGTCATCAATATCCCGGATACCGTGGGCTATGCCACGCCGGAAGAGTTTGGTGCGCTAATCCGCTACATCCGTGAGCATGTTCCCAATATCGACAAGGCGGTAATCAGCGTTCACTGTCACGACGATTTGGGGATGGCAGTCGCTAATTCGCTGGCGGCCGTAGCAGCCGGCGCGACGCAGGTCGAATGTACCGTTAATGGCCTCGGTGAACGGGCCGGCAACGCCGCACTGGAAGAACTGGTTATGGCCCTCCATACGCGGCGGGATTTCTATCACGTCGGCACCGGGGTGGATACTCATCAGATTTACCGTACTTCCAAACTGGTCAGCACGCTGACCGGTATAACTGTACCGCCCAACAAAGCCGTGGTCGGGGAAAACGCCTTTGCCCATGAGTCGGGTATTCATCAGCACGGTGTGCTCAACCACGCTAGTACCTATGAAATCATGAGCCCCGAGACTATTGGTATCAGCCGCAATTCCATCGTTCTCGGCAAACATTCGGGCCGTCATGCTTTTGAACAGCGGCTCCGCCAGCTAGGGTATGAACTGGAGGAGAAGGCCGTGACTGAGCTTTTCGCCAGGTTCAAAGATCTGGCCGACCGGAAGAAAATCGTCTTTGACCGCGATATTGAGGCATTAATTGCCAACAAGGCGTCAGGCCAGCCCGAGTGGTACCAGCTTGTCTATCACCATGTGGTGAGCGGCAACCAAACACTGGCTACGGCGTCGGTACGGCTGGCGTCAAGCGGTGCTGTTTCCGAAGCGGCGGCTTGCGGTGACGGTCCGGTTGACGCTACCTTTAAGGCCATTGAAAAAGCGGTAGGGTTTAGTATAGGCCTCAAGGACTTCCAGCTTAAGGCGGTGACGGCTGGTGAGGATGCTTTGGGTGAGGCTACGGTGTGGGTCGAGCGCGAGGGGCGGACTTTCAGCGGCCGGGGTCTGAGCACCGACATCATCGAAGCCAGCGCCCGGGCCTATGTAAACGCAATCAATAAAATGCTGGCGGCGTGCGGCTGCGGCGCATCCGGCCAGGCGGCAGGGGGGAACTGA
- the leuB gene encoding 3-isopropylmalate dehydrogenase has translation MTYRVVVIPGDGIGPEVVAAALGVLRKAAAKGGVNIEYEHCLAGGAALDQCGEPLPAATVAAAKAADAVLLGAVGGPKWDGVAPHLRAEKAILGLRKALGLYANLRPVRVWDALAPHSPLKAEAVAGADILIVRELSGGIYYGARKEAHVADAPDEAWDTEIYTAPEIERIVRVACRAARLRRKRVTSVDKANVLATSRLWRTVAERTAAAFPDVRLDHLYVDNCAMQLVLAPKNFDVIVTGNLFGDILSDEAAVLAGSIGLLPSASLGDGPGLYEPIHGSAPDIAGQGVANPIGCILSAAMLLRHSLDAKAAADAIEQAVEAVLAEGYRTADLYRPGLTRLSTEEMARRIEEEI, from the coding sequence ATGACCTACCGTGTTGTCGTTATTCCCGGCGATGGCATTGGTCCGGAGGTAGTCGCGGCGGCGCTCGGCGTCCTTCGCAAAGCGGCAGCCAAAGGCGGCGTTAACATTGAATACGAACACTGCCTTGCCGGCGGCGCGGCCCTTGACCAGTGCGGCGAGCCGCTGCCGGCGGCCACGGTGGCGGCGGCTAAAGCCGCCGACGCGGTGCTCTTAGGGGCTGTCGGCGGCCCGAAGTGGGACGGCGTAGCCCCGCACCTGCGGGCGGAAAAGGCTATTCTTGGCTTGCGCAAAGCCCTTGGCCTATATGCCAACCTGCGGCCGGTACGGGTCTGGGACGCGCTTGCGCCCCATTCGCCGCTCAAGGCTGAGGCGGTAGCCGGCGCGGACATCTTGATTGTCCGAGAACTAAGCGGCGGCATTTACTACGGCGCCCGCAAGGAAGCTCATGTCGCTGACGCGCCGGACGAAGCCTGGGACACGGAAATATATACGGCGCCGGAAATTGAGCGCATCGTACGCGTGGCTTGCCGGGCGGCCCGGCTCCGCCGCAAGCGGGTCACTTCGGTCGATAAAGCCAACGTGCTGGCCACGTCGCGGCTGTGGCGGACAGTGGCGGAGCGGACGGCGGCGGCCTTCCCCGATGTGCGGCTCGACCATTTGTACGTGGATAACTGCGCCATGCAGCTGGTGCTGGCGCCGAAAAACTTTGATGTTATTGTTACCGGCAACTTATTCGGCGATATCCTGAGCGATGAAGCGGCCGTGTTAGCCGGGTCGATCGGCCTCTTGCCGTCGGCAAGTCTGGGCGACGGCCCCGGCCTGTACGAACCCATCCACGGCTCGGCGCCGGACATCGCCGGCCAGGGCGTAGCCAATCCAATCGGCTGCATTTTATCGGCGGCCATGCTGCTGCGCCACTCGCTGGATGCGAAAGCGGCGGCTGATGCCATCGAACAAGCGGTAGAAGCAGTTTTAGCCGAAGGCTACCGCACCGCCGACTTGTACCGGCCAGGACTGACGCGCCTCAGCACCGAAGAAATGGCCCGGCGCATCGAAGAAGAGATATGA